The following are encoded in a window of Nitrospira sp. genomic DNA:
- a CDS encoding DUF5615 family PIN-like protein has translation MKLKLDENVPARLVRLLAALGHDVDTVLQEGLTGQPDVDVWTATQAAERFLITQDLDFSDIRRFSPGTHCGLLLVRLRAPGRAALLQRIEALFRIESIETWKRAVVIVTDHKLRVRRP, from the coding sequence ATGAAGCTCAAACTCGACGAGAATGTACCGGCCCGCCTTGTCCGGTTGCTTGCCGCGTTGGGGCATGACGTCGATACTGTTCTGCAAGAGGGATTGACGGGTCAACCGGATGTTGATGTCTGGACTGCCACTCAGGCGGCTGAGCGGTTTCTTATCACGCAAGACTTAGACTTTTCCGATATTCGTCGGTTTTCTCCGGGTACCCATTGCGGACTGCTGCTTGTCCGACTACGGGCTCCAGGTCGAGCCGCGCTTCTGCAACGAATAGAGGCCCTTTTTAGGATCGAGTCTATTGAAACATGGAAGCGGGCGGTGGTGATCGTGACCGATCATAAATTGCGAGTTCGCCGCCCGTAG
- a CDS encoding DUF433 domain-containing protein, whose protein sequence is MNYEDYILRDAAVCGGEPVVKGTRVTVRTILASLAEGASIQDILADFPSLTELSVRAVIAFAATSAEEDLPLPSIPHIA, encoded by the coding sequence ATGAACTACGAAGACTATATCCTGCGGGATGCTGCGGTTTGTGGCGGGGAGCCGGTGGTGAAGGGCACCAGAGTCACGGTGCGGACGATTCTTGCGAGTTTGGCCGAGGGAGCCAGCATCCAAGACATTCTCGCCGATTTTCCCAGCCTGACCGAGCTGTCTGTCCGTGCGGTGATTGCGTTCGCTGCCACATCTGCTGAAGAAGATTTGCCGCTTCCCAGTATTCCCCATATTGCATGA
- a CDS encoding integrase → MIVTLHTQGLQTLEQVRGFGAGNAPVSFTLTDRASAHAWMAETLRRFGYTHASRADRGVLRHYLSTVTGLSRAQVTRRITQFLGGGRISDRRSTPAAPFPRRYTAEDIRLLAEVDALHGTLSGTTTRKLCERALRVHGDVRFERLARISNGHLYNLRHHTTYRTVRGSYDKTRPVRNSIGERRKPFPDGRPGYLRMDSVHQGDRDGIKGVYLVNAVDEVTQFQCICAVEKISERFLVPVLKAMLEAFPFTIRGFHSDNGSEYLNRHVATLLEKLRIEQTKSRSRQTNDNALAESKNASTVRKHLGYSHIPGRCAQVVSAFTTDILSPYLNFHRPCHFPTEFIDKKGKRRKRYRYEDMMTPYEKLKLLSETADNLKPSMSFSHLEAIASEYSDNEAANRLNEARTQLFQRINKSQQYAT, encoded by the coding sequence ATGATCGTGACGTTACACACCCAAGGATTACAAACACTGGAACAGGTGCGCGGCTTCGGCGCGGGCAACGCGCCGGTTTCCTTCACCCTCACCGACCGCGCCAGCGCCCACGCCTGGATGGCCGAAACGCTGCGGAGATTCGGCTACACGCACGCATCGCGTGCTGACCGTGGCGTGCTGCGCCACTATCTGTCCACGGTCACCGGCCTCTCCCGCGCCCAGGTGACACGCCGCATCACGCAGTTTCTGGGCGGCGGACGCATCTCAGATCGGCGCAGTACCCCTGCGGCACCCTTTCCCCGGCGCTATACGGCGGAAGATATTCGTCTGCTGGCCGAGGTCGATGCGTTGCACGGCACCCTGTCCGGCACCACCACGCGCAAGCTGTGCGAGCGGGCACTCCGGGTGCATGGCGATGTCCGGTTCGAGCGGCTGGCGCGGATCTCCAACGGACACCTGTACAACCTGCGTCACCACACGACCTATCGGACGGTGCGCGGTTCCTATGACAAGACCCGTCCGGTGAGGAACAGCATCGGCGAACGCAGGAAACCGTTCCCTGACGGGCGTCCCGGTTACTTGCGCATGGATAGTGTGCATCAGGGAGATAGGGACGGCATCAAGGGGGTGTATCTCGTCAATGCGGTGGATGAGGTGACGCAGTTCCAGTGCATCTGTGCCGTGGAGAAGATCAGCGAACGGTTTCTGGTGCCGGTGCTGAAGGCGATGCTGGAGGCATTTCCGTTCACCATCCGGGGATTCCATAGTGATAACGGTTCGGAGTACCTCAATCGTCACGTCGCCACGTTACTGGAGAAGCTTAGGATCGAACAGACCAAGTCACGCTCCCGGCAGACCAACGACAACGCGCTGGCGGAGAGCAAGAATGCTTCGACCGTGCGCAAGCATCTGGGCTACAGCCATATTCCAGGACGATGCGCCCAGGTGGTGAGTGCCTTCACGACCGACATCCTGTCGCCCTATCTCAACTTCCACCGCCCGTGCCATTTCCCCACGGAGTTCATTGACAAAAAGGGCAAGCGGCGCAAGCGCTATCGCTACGAGGATATGATGACCCCGTACGAGAAGCTCAAGTTGTTATCAGAGACCGCAGACAACCTCAAACCGAGCATGTCGTTCAGCCATCTGGAGGCAATCGCCAGCGAATACAGCGATAATGAGGCCGCCAACCGCCTCAACGAGGCCAGGACACAACTGTTTCAACGGATTAACAAATCCCAACAATACGCCACCTGA
- a CDS encoding type II toxin-antitoxin system HicB family antitoxin, which translates to MKFTITIARDEDGVYIAECPAIPGCVSQGKTEAEAQANVQDAIKQCLEARAEMGMPLTVLTRQVEVIA; encoded by the coding sequence ATGAAGTTTACGATTACCATTGCGCGTGATGAGGATGGGGTCTACATCGCTGAATGCCCGGCTATTCCCGGATGTGTCAGCCAAGGCAAGACGGAGGCAGAAGCGCAGGCGAATGTGCAGGATGCGATTAAGCAGTGCCTTGAAGCACGCGCTGAGATGGGGATGCCTCTGACGGTGCTCACTCGACAAGTGGAGGTCATCGCCTGA
- a CDS encoding type II toxin-antitoxin system HicB family antitoxin: MSYLQQTIKAVIRPGEESGYVAECLEIAVVTQGRTLDETVKHLQEATALHLEGENLAAFGLRQKPTLVLTMELDPAHAQAS; the protein is encoded by the coding sequence ATGAGTTACTTGCAACAAACCATCAAGGCAGTGATTCGACCTGGTGAAGAATCCGGATACGTGGCCGAATGTCTTGAGATTGCCGTCGTGACCCAGGGGCGGACGCTGGACGAAACCGTCAAGCATCTGCAAGAAGCGACAGCGCTCCATCTGGAAGGCGAAAACCTTGCCGCGTTTGGCCTGCGCCAGAAACCAACTCTAGTACTAACAATGGAACTGGACCCGGCGCATGCCCAAGCTTCGTAG
- a CDS encoding type II toxin-antitoxin system HicA family toxin: MPKLRRVSGRELLTILQRFGFQQASQRGSHVKLVREVDGVRQVLTVPLHAELDSGTLRAIFRQASRFVSEGELRPHFYS, from the coding sequence ATGCCCAAGCTTCGTAGAGTCAGCGGCCGTGAACTTCTGACCATCCTCCAGCGCTTCGGCTTCCAGCAGGCCTCCCAGCGGGGCAGTCATGTCAAACTGGTTCGCGAAGTCGACGGAGTCCGCCAAGTATTGACCGTCCCACTCCATGCCGAACTGGATTCCGGAACACTCCGTGCCATCTTTCGCCAAGCCAGTCGTTTCGTCTCAGAAGGCGAATTACGCCCGCATTTCTATTCGTGA
- a CDS encoding RidA family protein: MSFDAKLKALHIELPMAPKPVANYVPVVRAGDLLFLSGVLPSRDGQLICTGKLGQGITIEQGMEAAKVAALNALAIVRSEVGSLDKVKRIVKMVGHIASAPGFTDQPQVLNGASDLLVQIFGEAGKHARVAVGAAELPRQAPVEIELIVQVMS; the protein is encoded by the coding sequence ATGTCATTTGATGCCAAGCTGAAAGCGCTCCATATTGAGTTGCCCATGGCTCCCAAGCCCGTGGCGAACTATGTGCCGGTCGTGCGTGCCGGCGATCTCCTGTTTCTCTCCGGTGTGTTGCCGTCGCGCGATGGGCAACTCATCTGTACCGGCAAGCTCGGGCAGGGCATTACCATCGAGCAGGGGATGGAGGCGGCGAAGGTCGCGGCACTGAACGCATTGGCGATCGTGCGCAGCGAAGTCGGGTCTCTCGATAAAGTGAAGCGCATTGTGAAGATGGTCGGGCACATCGCCTCAGCTCCAGGCTTTACCGATCAACCTCAGGTTCTCAACGGGGCCTCCGATCTCCTCGTGCAAATCTTCGGCGAAGCCGGCAAGCACGCACGCGTCGCCGTCGGCGCCGCCGAACTCCCCCGCCAAGCCCCCGTCGAAATCGAATTGATCGTGCAGGTGATGTCGTAG
- a CDS encoding phosphopentomutase codes for MINRVILLVIDGFGVGALPDAADYGDADANTVVHVAEAVGGLSLPNLETLGFGHLAKIPGVRAMAQPNGSFGKMGFVSQGADSVVGYWETGGVIQARSASPFRSAFPFDVIQQLEQSFGRKVIGNRLGYAQSLIDEYGAEHLSSGAPIVWTDGGWTCHVAMHTSAMPAADFYQCCRDIRKAFKGVLGPQRIVAHSFSGDAGAFQLGGGRKDYVAEPPAVSMLDVLNRSGQIVMGIGKVHDLFAGRGLTRAFPAVTAMAALEETTKLIAKMPRGLLYASLDLLTDEPATAATALEDFDRRLPDLFEKLRVGDVVVITGDHGRDLTRPAKVPTREYVPLLVTGPKLSQGVSLGVRASAADLGQTIVEALQAERLPDGESFFEALRAG; via the coding sequence ATGATAAATCGAGTCATCCTTCTGGTCATCGACGGGTTTGGAGTCGGGGCATTGCCCGATGCGGCGGACTATGGCGATGCTGACGCCAATACGGTCGTTCATGTGGCGGAGGCGGTCGGCGGGCTGAGTCTCCCGAATCTGGAAACACTGGGGTTCGGTCATCTGGCGAAGATCCCCGGTGTGCGAGCCATGGCGCAACCGAACGGCTCGTTCGGGAAGATGGGCTTCGTTTCGCAGGGGGCCGATTCGGTTGTCGGGTACTGGGAAACCGGCGGGGTCATCCAAGCGCGCTCAGCCTCTCCCTTCCGCTCGGCCTTTCCGTTCGATGTCATTCAACAACTCGAGCAAAGCTTTGGACGAAAAGTCATCGGCAATCGTCTCGGCTATGCCCAATCGCTTATCGATGAATATGGCGCGGAGCATCTCTCCAGCGGCGCGCCCATCGTTTGGACCGACGGGGGGTGGACCTGCCATGTGGCGATGCATACCTCGGCCATGCCGGCCGCGGACTTCTACCAGTGCTGTCGGGATATTCGTAAAGCCTTCAAAGGGGTATTGGGACCGCAGCGAATCGTCGCCCATTCCTTCTCGGGTGACGCCGGTGCGTTTCAACTCGGCGGCGGCCGCAAAGATTATGTCGCTGAGCCGCCGGCCGTGAGCATGCTGGATGTGCTGAACCGCTCGGGCCAGATTGTCATGGGCATCGGCAAGGTGCACGACCTCTTTGCAGGACGTGGATTGACGCGGGCATTTCCCGCCGTCACTGCGATGGCGGCTCTCGAAGAAACCACTAAGCTGATCGCCAAGATGCCGCGCGGACTGCTTTACGCGAGCCTCGATCTGCTGACGGATGAGCCGGCGACGGCGGCAACGGCGCTGGAAGATTTCGACCGCCGGTTGCCGGATTTGTTTGAGAAGTTGCGCGTGGGCGATGTCGTGGTGATCACCGGCGATCATGGGCGGGATCTCACCAGGCCGGCCAAAGTGCCCACAAGGGAATATGTGCCTCTGTTAGTGACCGGCCCGAAGTTGTCTCAAGGCGTGAGTCTGGGTGTGCGGGCCTCAGCCGCCGATCTTGGCCAAACCATCGTCGAAGCGTTGCAGGCAGAACGGTTACCTGACGGAGAGAGTTTCTTTGAAGCCCTTCGCGCAGGATAA
- a CDS encoding PilZ domain-containing protein, with product MPELRRQPRFQVNCPVSFVVEDLAGTGAIFNLSEEGCAIESDVSVPQEGYASASLTIPGASDPVVVDLARVRWVTRREFGLEFRIISQAARKHIRRYLLLDQAA from the coding sequence ATGCCGGAATTGCGCCGTCAGCCGAGATTCCAAGTGAATTGTCCGGTCTCCTTTGTCGTCGAGGATTTGGCGGGAACCGGCGCTATCTTCAATCTCTCGGAAGAAGGCTGTGCCATTGAAAGTGACGTGAGTGTGCCACAGGAAGGATATGCCTCGGCTTCTCTGACCATTCCGGGAGCATCTGATCCGGTTGTGGTCGATTTGGCCCGGGTCCGGTGGGTGACACGCCGCGAATTCGGACTGGAGTTCCGGATCATCAGCCAGGCCGCGCGCAAACATATCCGGCGCTATCTGCTTCTCGATCAGGCTGCGTAG
- the deoC gene encoding deoxyribose-phosphate aldolase, giving the protein MTRWNPPALLDHTVLRPDATKADVLRLCQEAKDLGFVVIFVPPCYVDEAVAATAGSAVRVGIPIGFPLGGHTTKSKVAEATEAVARGARILDMVINVSRLKSGDHAYVRQDIAEVVKATPSAEHKVILETCLLTQQEKITACHLVVEAGAEYVKTSTGFSTAGATVEDVRLMKQSVAGKAKVKASGGIRDWKTTLAMLEAGADRIGTSASLKILEEWKVQGNR; this is encoded by the coding sequence ATGACTCGATGGAATCCTCCCGCGTTACTCGATCATACGGTTTTGCGTCCTGACGCGACCAAGGCCGATGTGTTGCGGCTTTGTCAGGAGGCCAAAGACCTGGGCTTCGTCGTCATCTTTGTGCCGCCTTGTTACGTCGATGAAGCAGTGGCTGCCACGGCAGGATCAGCCGTGCGGGTCGGCATTCCGATCGGCTTTCCGCTCGGGGGCCATACCACGAAGTCGAAGGTGGCGGAGGCCACGGAAGCCGTCGCTCGGGGTGCGCGGATTCTAGATATGGTGATCAACGTCAGCCGCCTGAAGTCCGGCGATCACGCCTATGTCCGGCAGGATATTGCGGAAGTGGTGAAGGCCACCCCGTCGGCCGAACATAAAGTGATTCTGGAGACCTGCCTGCTGACACAGCAGGAGAAGATTACCGCCTGTCATCTGGTGGTCGAAGCCGGGGCTGAGTATGTGAAGACTTCGACGGGATTTTCGACTGCCGGGGCTACGGTCGAAGACGTCCGGTTGATGAAGCAGTCGGTGGCCGGAAAGGCGAAGGTCAAAGCCTCCGGCGGGATCAGAGACTGGAAGACGACGCTGGCGATGCTCGAAGCCGGGGCCGATCGAATCGGTACGAGTGCGAGTCTGAAGATTCTAGAGGAGTGGAAGGTGCAGGGGAATCGATAG
- the mltG gene encoding endolytic transglycosylase MltG: MKLRVILIVLVLAAGLAGVAAYQMMKWAEAPVVTEAEHPPSKVVVIAEGSTFQHVAGLLERERLIKSRSAFVLLGKALEAERKIRPGEYELNPAMPPADILSKLMAGRVVLHAVTIPEGYTMVQIADVLAQHQITDRAEFLRLVKDKSFIKTLGISAETLEGYLYPDTYRFPKPVSAKDVIRTMVEQLNQVVTPEWQARAKDIHLTLHQILTLASVIEKETGSGEERPQISSVFHNRLQKKIPLQSDPTVIYGLPNFDGNLHKKDLSHPSPYNTYRWAGLPPGPIASPGAQAIRATLFPAVSPYLYFVSKNDGTHQFSATLTEHNKAVDKYQKQFFSRAHRGRT, from the coding sequence ATGAAGCTGCGCGTGATCCTCATCGTGCTCGTCCTCGCCGCCGGACTCGCCGGGGTGGCCGCGTATCAGATGATGAAATGGGCTGAAGCGCCGGTCGTCACGGAAGCCGAGCATCCTCCCTCCAAAGTCGTCGTCATTGCCGAAGGCTCCACGTTTCAGCATGTCGCCGGTCTGCTTGAGCGTGAACGGCTCATTAAGAGCCGCTCGGCGTTTGTCTTGCTCGGCAAGGCCCTTGAAGCGGAACGCAAAATCCGTCCCGGCGAATATGAGCTGAATCCGGCGATGCCTCCGGCCGACATTCTCTCCAAGCTGATGGCCGGGCGGGTGGTCCTGCATGCGGTGACGATTCCCGAAGGCTATACGATGGTGCAGATCGCCGACGTCCTGGCGCAGCATCAAATCACGGATCGTGCCGAGTTCCTGCGTCTCGTCAAGGACAAGAGCTTCATCAAGACGCTCGGGATTTCAGCCGAGACGCTGGAAGGCTATCTCTACCCCGATACCTATCGATTCCCCAAGCCGGTGTCGGCCAAGGACGTCATCAGGACAATGGTGGAGCAGCTCAATCAGGTCGTCACTCCGGAATGGCAGGCGCGGGCGAAGGATATTCATCTCACGCTCCATCAGATCCTGACGCTGGCCTCGGTCATTGAAAAGGAAACGGGATCGGGGGAGGAGCGGCCGCAAATCTCGTCGGTGTTCCACAACCGGTTGCAGAAGAAGATTCCCCTCCAGAGCGACCCCACCGTGATTTACGGATTACCGAACTTCGACGGCAATCTCCATAAGAAGGATCTCTCGCATCCCAGCCCCTACAACACCTATCGGTGGGCCGGTCTGCCACCGGGGCCTATTGCCAGTCCGGGAGCGCAGGCGATCAGGGCCACGCTGTTTCCAGCGGTTTCGCCGTACCTGTACTTTGTGTCGAAGAATGACGGGACGCATCAGTTTTCCGCCACGCTGACGGAACATAATAAGGCCGTCGACAAATATCAAAAGCAGTTTTTCTCCCGCGCCCATCGCGGCCGAACGTAG
- the ruvX gene encoding Holliday junction resolvase RuvX has translation MPRWKRSLVWSNLPFSGKLMPSRILALDHGTKRIGVALSDELGWTAQPLETYERQTLDLDIAHILELVKVHEVGKVLLGLPLRLNGEEGLAVQAVHQFLERLADALPVPVVTWDERLTTKDAEQLLIAADVGWKKRKGMVDRIAAAILLQSYLEAQSPSPVQGRPTETEEGGEPDHRHHEVAGRHYEAARDPHRARPRRRTRRGGRVSDDEMG, from the coding sequence ATGCCGCGCTGGAAAAGGTCTTTGGTCTGGTCGAATCTGCCCTTCAGCGGTAAACTCATGCCTAGCCGTATTCTTGCACTGGATCACGGCACCAAGCGGATCGGCGTCGCCTTGAGCGATGAGCTGGGCTGGACCGCTCAGCCGTTAGAAACCTACGAGCGGCAGACACTGGATCTGGACATCGCCCATATTCTGGAACTGGTCAAGGTTCATGAAGTCGGGAAGGTGTTGTTGGGCCTTCCGTTGCGGCTGAACGGCGAAGAGGGCCTGGCGGTGCAGGCGGTGCATCAGTTTCTCGAGCGGCTCGCCGACGCGTTGCCGGTTCCGGTGGTCACGTGGGACGAGCGGCTGACCACGAAGGATGCGGAACAGCTGCTCATCGCCGCCGATGTCGGCTGGAAGAAACGCAAAGGGATGGTCGACCGGATCGCCGCCGCCATCCTCTTGCAGAGTTATCTGGAGGCTCAGTCACCTTCTCCGGTTCAAGGTCGTCCGACGGAGACCGAAGAAGGGGGTGAGCCGGACCACAGGCACCACGAAGTAGCCGGACGCCATTATGAAGCTGCGCGTGATCCTCATCGTGCTCGTCCTCGCCGCCGGACTCGCCGGGGTGGCCGCGTATCAGATGATGAAATGGGCTGA
- the alaS gene encoding alanine--tRNA ligase — MKNSARELRQAFIRYFEQQGHQSVPSSALIPQADPTLLFTNAGMNQFKRVFLGEETRAYKRAVTVQKCLRAGGKHNDLENVGYTRRHHTFFEMLGNFSFGDYFKEDAILFGWEFLTKTVGLDQSRMWVTIFREDDEADQLWKKIGVSPSRIVRCGEKDNFWQMADTGPCGPCSELHFDQGPSVPGNDTPNGEGDRVIEIWNLVFMQYNRDASGKLNPLPKPSIDTGMGLERLTAVAQGVLSNYDSDLFTPLLTAVAKRAGPLGRDAADGYLEGQPSTMSLRVIADHLRAITFLIADGVLPSNEGRGYVLRRILRRAARHGRLLDIREPFLHELTAVVVEQMGEAYSELKGAAGTIAEATRGEEERFIATLDQGLPILNDMIEKARSSSKTVLAGTDIFKLYDTYGFPMDLIQEACREQDMTVDEKGFDQAIEEQRNRARKTGGFEQETARPAVSELAGRLGATKFVGYDRLDTDAVLQAILKSDRMVKEAAEGDEVEVALDVTPFYAEGGGQMGDQGLLVGPEGRLEIKETTRPAPTLILHKGIVTKGRIREGEQLRMSVNATTRQDAARNHTATHLVHAALRDMLGPHVKQYGSLVGPNRLRFDFAHFRPLATRDIDEIETVVNNEIRKNETVSTEVMSIQDAVAKGALAFFGDKYGEQVRVVTVESFSKELCGGTHCQHTGEIGLFRIVSETGVAAGVRRIEAQTGSGAFALLKKAEGEMRELSDLLKVGPSELVSKTRKVLTQLKDKERELEELKLKMASGSAVASSAKTIAGVPVHVQRTDGLDVNGMRALADQLRDKLKSGVVALGAATEDGKVALLVVVTKDLIGKLKAGDLIKVLAAEVGGTGGGRPEMAQAGGKDVSRLDAALEKVFGLVESALQR; from the coding sequence ATGAAGAATAGTGCGCGCGAGCTTCGCCAGGCATTTATCCGGTATTTCGAGCAGCAGGGGCACCAGTCGGTGCCGAGCTCGGCCTTGATTCCCCAGGCCGATCCGACCCTGCTCTTTACGAATGCCGGGATGAATCAATTCAAGCGCGTGTTTTTGGGCGAGGAGACGCGCGCCTACAAGCGCGCCGTGACGGTGCAAAAGTGTCTGCGGGCCGGCGGAAAGCACAACGATCTGGAAAATGTCGGCTACACCCGGCGGCATCATACGTTTTTCGAGATGCTGGGGAACTTTTCGTTCGGGGACTATTTCAAAGAAGACGCCATCCTCTTCGGCTGGGAGTTTCTGACCAAGACGGTCGGGCTCGACCAGAGCCGGATGTGGGTCACCATCTTCCGCGAGGATGATGAAGCGGACCAGCTCTGGAAGAAAATCGGCGTATCTCCTTCCCGCATCGTCCGGTGCGGTGAGAAAGACAATTTCTGGCAGATGGCCGATACGGGTCCTTGCGGACCCTGCTCGGAACTGCATTTCGATCAAGGGCCCTCCGTACCGGGCAACGATACGCCGAACGGCGAGGGCGACCGCGTCATCGAGATCTGGAACCTCGTCTTCATGCAGTACAACCGTGATGCCTCGGGGAAGCTCAATCCCTTGCCGAAGCCCAGCATCGACACCGGCATGGGGCTGGAGCGGCTGACGGCGGTTGCGCAGGGAGTCTTGAGCAACTACGACAGCGATCTCTTTACGCCGTTGTTGACGGCGGTTGCAAAACGGGCTGGTCCTTTGGGGAGAGATGCGGCAGATGGATACCTGGAAGGGCAGCCATCCACGATGTCCCTTCGCGTCATTGCAGATCATCTCCGTGCAATTACTTTCTTAATTGCAGATGGAGTGTTGCCGTCAAACGAAGGTCGCGGCTATGTTCTCAGAAGAATTCTCCGTCGGGCTGCAAGGCATGGTCGGTTACTTGATATTAGAGAACCATTTTTACACGAGCTCACCGCGGTCGTTGTCGAACAGATGGGCGAGGCCTATTCGGAATTGAAAGGCGCCGCCGGGACGATCGCGGAAGCCACTCGCGGTGAAGAAGAACGATTTATCGCCACCCTCGATCAGGGCCTGCCGATTCTCAACGACATGATTGAGAAGGCCCGGTCATCCAGTAAGACGGTATTGGCCGGAACGGATATTTTCAAACTCTATGACACGTACGGGTTTCCGATGGACCTCATTCAGGAGGCCTGTCGTGAACAGGACATGACGGTCGATGAGAAGGGGTTTGATCAGGCGATCGAGGAACAGCGGAACCGCGCTCGGAAGACCGGCGGGTTCGAGCAGGAGACCGCCAGGCCGGCGGTGTCGGAGTTGGCCGGGCGTCTGGGGGCGACGAAGTTCGTCGGTTATGACCGGCTGGACACCGATGCAGTGCTGCAGGCGATTCTCAAGTCGGACCGGATGGTGAAGGAAGCGGCCGAGGGCGATGAAGTTGAAGTGGCACTCGATGTCACGCCGTTCTACGCCGAGGGCGGCGGCCAGATGGGCGATCAGGGTCTGTTGGTCGGTCCGGAAGGCCGATTGGAGATCAAGGAGACCACGAGGCCTGCGCCGACGCTGATTCTGCACAAGGGAATCGTGACCAAGGGACGGATCAGGGAAGGCGAGCAACTGCGGATGTCGGTCAATGCGACGACCCGGCAGGACGCGGCCAGGAATCACACGGCGACGCACTTGGTGCATGCGGCCTTGCGGGACATGCTGGGTCCTCATGTGAAGCAGTACGGATCGTTGGTCGGGCCGAACCGGCTGCGGTTCGACTTCGCGCATTTCCGCCCGCTCGCGACCCGCGATATCGACGAAATTGAGACAGTGGTGAACAACGAGATTCGCAAAAATGAAACGGTCTCGACCGAAGTGATGAGCATCCAGGATGCGGTGGCCAAGGGCGCCTTGGCGTTCTTCGGGGATAAATACGGGGAGCAGGTGCGGGTGGTCACGGTCGAATCCTTCAGCAAGGAACTCTGCGGTGGCACGCATTGCCAGCACACCGGCGAGATCGGGCTGTTCCGCATCGTATCGGAGACCGGTGTCGCGGCCGGCGTGCGACGCATCGAAGCCCAGACCGGCAGTGGGGCCTTTGCGTTGTTGAAGAAGGCCGAAGGAGAGATGCGGGAATTGTCCGATCTGCTCAAGGTCGGGCCGTCTGAACTGGTGAGCAAGACCCGCAAGGTGCTGACGCAACTGAAGGACAAAGAGCGTGAGCTGGAAGAGTTGAAATTGAAGATGGCCAGCGGATCGGCGGTTGCATCGAGTGCGAAGACCATTGCCGGCGTGCCGGTGCATGTGCAACGAACCGACGGGTTGGATGTGAACGGGATGCGGGCGTTGGCCGATCAATTACGGGACAAGCTCAAGAGCGGCGTGGTCGCGCTCGGCGCCGCGACCGAAGACGGCAAAGTAGCGCTCTTAGTGGTGGTGACGAAAGATCTGATCGGCAAACTCAAAGCCGGAGATTTGATTAAGGTCCTGGCCGCGGAAGTCGGGGGAACAGGTGGCGGGCGCCCCGAGATGGCCCAGGCCGGCGGCAAGGATGTATCCCGTCTCGATGCCGCGCTGGAAAAGGTCTTTGGTCTGGTCGAATCTGCCCTTCAGCGGTAA
- a CDS encoding regulatory protein RecX, with product MGGKNRTSPSSPEEWMHLAVRYLARWDRTAAQVEQFLLSKGAAANQAKQTISRLSDLRYLDDRAYAERWLESRLARQPMGRERLLAELQAKGIQDAVAERAVKKALPDVDDDTLATRALKSWQRKGRPVTSVQAVRLLRQWGFEEETIERTIRARFRHEGLES from the coding sequence GTGGGTGGGAAGAATCGGACGTCGCCATCGTCTCCCGAAGAGTGGATGCATCTTGCCGTGCGGTATCTGGCTCGCTGGGATCGGACTGCGGCTCAGGTGGAGCAGTTTTTGTTGAGCAAGGGGGCGGCGGCGAATCAGGCGAAACAGACGATCAGCCGGTTGTCCGATCTCCGGTATCTCGATGATCGGGCCTACGCCGAGCGGTGGCTTGAGAGCCGGTTGGCGCGACAGCCGATGGGGCGTGAGCGCCTGTTAGCCGAGTTGCAGGCCAAAGGGATTCAGGACGCCGTTGCTGAAAGGGCTGTCAAGAAGGCCCTTCCCGATGTGGATGACGATACCCTCGCTACACGGGCGCTGAAATCCTGGCAGCGTAAGGGGCGGCCAGTGACGTCCGTACAGGCCGTCCGCCTCCTACGTCAGTGGGGTTTCGAAGAAGAGACGATCGAGCGTACTATACGAGCTCGCTTTAGACATGAGGGACTTGAGTCATGA